tgtttcatttatccatgcTCCACCGGTTAGTTGTGAATTCTATGAGGCAGTCAGCAGATATTTCTAACTGATTTATGTCTATGAGATTCAGCTTTCTGATCATGACCCAACAAAAAAGTTTGACTATGCAACGGGGGAAATTCAACCACACATATTGTCACCATAGATATTAGGTAgatactataaaataatatgtgcACCATTGGCTTTTCTACGATGAGATGCGCAGAAGTGAATTTTAacggaaaaaagaaagtcatATGGAACATATTTATGGAAGAAACACGCATTAtatatttgtctttttctcgtccttttttttctttttttaattaattttaatggaAGCATAATGCTTCGGTTCATAATGCTTTTTCTCCTAGATTTGGTTTGTACTGTTTAATTTTGCGCACCTTATTTTTCTGAAGGTCTCCAACAATTGCAGGACCATTATCAGTTGCTGATATTTCTGCTGATTGTGATGATGATGTAAAGGTGCGGATATCATTTAAGGTATGATTTCTCTACAGTGACTGCTAGTTTCTACTGTCAAGATAGATGGGAATTATGAGTTGCTAACAGCTACTGCTTATGTTTTTGGCTGTCTTAATGATTCAGGGGTTACCAGGTTCATACAGTGAGGATGCTGCACTCAAAGCCTACCCTAAATCTGAAACTGTACCCTGTGATGAATTTGAGGATGCATTTAAGGTTTAATATCATATTGTTTTTCTCAAAAGGAACTTTAGTATGTCAATTACATAACTGCCCTCAGGCAGAAGTTAGGGCCTATTTTCTGAAGCAGTCATACTTATCAATTCAGTTAACaatttgatattctttttgATTTAATGGTAAATGGAGTTATTTATAATTCCAATTTCTGAAAATAGCACAAGTCCAAAGGGGATATTCATGCAAAATTTTAGACAACAGAATGGGATACTTGGCCTCCTTTGCACTGATATAGtctgttttaattatttttggcaGGCTGTGGAATTATGGCTAGCAGATAAAGCAATTCTTCCAATTGAATGTTCTTCAAATGGAAGCATTCATCCCAACTATGATTTACTCCTTCGCCATAGGCTTCACATTACTGGTGAGGTACAACTGAATGTTAACATGTGCCTTCTAGCTATGCCGGGTGTCAGAACTGAGCAGTTGAAACGTGTTCTAAGCCATCCACAGGTTAAGCATcaattttcctttcattttataataGTCTCATTATCATTCTCCgatctttctttttcacatgcaaattttttcataaatctGGACATGGAAAATCATGTGAAATTTCTTGCTGCACCTCCTTGCtcttttattaaagaaaagatcCTAAGTTagatttgatataaaaaagttatagTATGAATGCTCACCATGGAAGCAACGATAGCTaccttttgatttaattaggAAGAGTATTGATATATAACACGAATAGACCTACACAAACTTTTGCATGTAGTAGTTGGATGGGAGAAAATGGGCATTTGACCTATCACTTGGGTGGATAGTTTTGAACTAACTAAATCACTTTTGTATaaaccaaattaaaaagattcaGTGGTTTTTTGCATAACTCtttctgaaaagaaagagatttgCAATCAGGAAACTGCAGATGTAGTATTGACAGATGGTAGAAGTAAAACTTTGAAGTTGGGCTGAAACTGTTTTCTCTTTAAACTGGAATCAAGTCACATAACTTAAGGAGAAAAGGAAGTAGCAAACAagtttctataattttatggATGTTGGCTATCATGCTAGAGTTGTCACCCCTCCACCTGTTAGTTTAAATGTACCTGTTCAGGATTCATTAACTTTTGGCAATTCATGAATATAGACATTAgaatatgtattttaaatttaattcagtAGATCTTTGCAAAAATAAGGTGGAAGAATTACTTCTGCAGGTACTCAATTTTAGTGACATTTTCCTGAGTAAGCTAAGTGTTGCTAGAGAAAATGTTGATGATACAGCTGTTGCTGCTCAGGTGATCTATAGATACCTATTTGggatattattttactttctgcATATCATGCTGTCTGATTCTatgaatttacttaattttggTTTTAGTATGTAGCCTCGAATAAGCTGAGGGATGCTGGAGCTGTGGCAAGTGCTCGAGCTTCTGAATTATATGGGCTTAACATACTGGCAGAAAAAATCCAGGTGATATATTTATGGCCTCCACATCTTAATCTCTTAACCCCTCCTTGTTTTCAGTTAGGTGGAGGGATAGAagcttataataattttaatttttaggcTAATATTCAGCTGAACTTGATCAAATCTCGTAAGAGCCACTGTTTATTTTCTCTCACCCTTTATGAGAGAATATATggttcaaagaaagaaattgtggtatttatttaattatgcaGACAGCTTTTGCAGTTGCTCAACACTATTATATGCTAGCAGTGCTATTAATGCTGGTGATAGATATCCAGCTATTGCCCTGTCCCACTAGTAGTGGCATTAAACCACGGAAGTAATGTTGACTGCTTGTCCAATACCAATATTGACAGCAGTGCAAGAGGAGATTACTGTGGGGATGACAGTTTTGGGGTgttatttccttattacatctcctttatcatttttttaatataaaaaagcattaaaaaaaaaaaagaaaaagaaaagaccaGTCAATTTTCCTTCTcgtatttctttctttttcccctaATTTCCTTGGCATTGTTTTAGATACCGAAGTTTATCTCTAATGACATGCCAAAGTTTCCTGCGGAGACATAACCAAATTTCATTCCTTCCATAAAATTTAGATGGCAGCCACCAGAATGAATCTTCTTAACAAATACAGAATTCCCTTACCTCCAGCTTTTCTGTTAAACCAACTGGGCTCTCTATGTTGGCTCAATGCACCTTTCTTTATTAGACAAGCTTCCAGAATCTGACCATATTCCTTTAGCAAAAGATTGTTTGCAGAAGATGTGTTAACAGACTCTGCTGCAGGTCTACAAAAAGTACACATATCACCTGTTTAATCAACCACTCGCATAATCTCGGTTTAGTGCTCAGTTTATTATGGATTACTAACCAATCAATTAAACTATGGTCAAGGAAATTCTGGTTACCCAGATAAAATGCCACCAGTTCACCTGCATTACTTCTGTACTCACCTGGAACTAGATGTACATCCTATCCATTTCTAGATGAAAACTCAATAAGCCAGTAACCAAGTTCAATCTACTTCCTTACTGGACATCTAATAGTGGTGGTTATAACAGTAACGACAAGATATAGAACAGTTAATTACTCCATAACTTTGTACCAACGtgctttcattttcattttgttaAGTGTATTTGAGATGTTTCTCCCATGTACATTGAGAAACTtgtatactaaatatattatgGTTCTTCCACAAAAATTACTGTTGCTTAGTTTTCTTATTTCCATGAATACACAGGATGACTCTGATAATGTAACACGTTTTCTGGTTCTTGCAAGGGATCCGATAATTCCAAGAACTGATAAGCCCTATAAGGTAAGATCTCCATTTAGCCATATTATATAAGTATATTTCTCtaatgtttttaaaattttagtctGATCAAAGTGTCCTTATTTCAGACAAGCATTGTATTTACTTTGGAAGAAGGCCCAGGAGTCTTGTTTAAGGCCTTGGCGGTGTTTGCATTGAGGGACATAAATTTGACAAAGGTATCTTAGACTTCATATTAAAAGCTGGTTTTTATCtttgtataaaaattttgttgtAAACCAATTAGCACTCTATTAACTTTCAGATAGAAAGTCGGCCGCAGAGAAAGCAGCCACTAAGAGTAGTTGATGACTCCAATATGGGAAGTGCCAAGTGAGtgtatttcattattttatagattGGTTAGGAGTTCACAGGGATAGCCCCTCTACTAAGTGCTCTGGCATTCAACATGTCATTCGATTGTTAGAATCATAAAGAATTTTAGTTTTTGCTCCAATATGTTTGATGAAAGTTTAATATAAGTAACAGGATATGTATTTTTACTTGCAATGCATCATTTTAATCATGATGCTCTTACATTGCGTTGCTTTCTTTCATCACCTGAAGAAAGTTTTAAGCATGCCTGTCGGTCTATTGATGGATTCTTAGATTTAAACTTCTCATTCATCATTGACATTCTTGTTGAGTTAGTGATTTGTGGCGTTAAGAGTTGATGACCTCTTGTTTTGTTGATTATGCATGTTACAGGTACTTTGACTACCTTTTCTATGTTGATTTTGAAGCTTCTATGGCAGAGCTGCGTGCCCAAAATGCTTTAGGACATCTGCAGGTTAGGATGCTATCATTTTCTGGCATGCAAATCATTATCAGAGTACAGAACTTTTCAGATAACAGCCCATCAATTTGCCAATAACCATTTCATTTATAGCTTCTAACATTACATTGTCAAAAGATATTTGAATTCTATTTAgcaaataaatagatataCTAACATTCATATAGAATCATCAAATATTTCATGCTctgtatttat
The sequence above is drawn from the Ricinus communis isolate WT05 ecotype wild-type chromosome 7, ASM1957865v1, whole genome shotgun sequence genome and encodes:
- the LOC8260688 gene encoding arogenate dehydratase/prephenate dehydratase 1, chloroplastic isoform X3, coding for MECFSGPLSVADISADCDDDVKVRISFKGLPGSYSEDAALKAYPKSETVPCDEFEDAFKAVELWLADKAILPIECSSNGSIHPNYDLLLRHRLHITGEVQLNVNMCLLAMPGVRTEQLKRVLSHPQVLNFSDIFLSKLSVARENVDDTAVAAQYVASNKLRDAGAVASARASELYGLNILAEKIQDDSDNVTRFLVLARDPIIPRTDKPYKTSIVFTLEEGPGVLFKALAVFALRDINLTKIESRPQRKQPLRVVDDSNMGSAKYFDYLFYVDFEASMAELRAQNALGHLQEFATFLRVLGCYPMDTTAL
- the LOC8260688 gene encoding arogenate dehydratase/prephenate dehydratase 1, chloroplastic isoform X2: MDKGNITGPLSVADISADCDDDVKVRISFKGLPGSYSEDAALKAYPKSETVPCDEFEDAFKAVELWLADKAILPIECSSNGSIHPNYDLLLRHRLHITGEVQLNVNMCLLAMPGVRTEQLKRVLSHPQVLNFSDIFLSKLSVARENVDDTAVAAQYVASNKLRDAGAVASARASELYGLNILAEKIQDDSDNVTRFLVLARDPIIPRTDKPYKTSIVFTLEEGPGVLFKALAVFALRDINLTKIESRPQRKQPLRVVDDSNMGSAKYFDYLFYVDFEASMAELRAQNALGHLQEFATFLRVLGCYPMDTTAL
- the LOC8260688 gene encoding arogenate dehydratase/prephenate dehydratase 1, chloroplastic isoform X1, with amino-acid sequence MALKPGAVSRWNVSQVSWSRTSMSKQLNFGTSSRLLPPGAIRSELSQFTGKTVSNASRNLLKDFSSFPRPLSVADISADCDDDVKVRISFKGLPGSYSEDAALKAYPKSETVPCDEFEDAFKAVELWLADKAILPIECSSNGSIHPNYDLLLRHRLHITGEVQLNVNMCLLAMPGVRTEQLKRVLSHPQVLNFSDIFLSKLSVARENVDDTAVAAQYVASNKLRDAGAVASARASELYGLNILAEKIQDDSDNVTRFLVLARDPIIPRTDKPYKTSIVFTLEEGPGVLFKALAVFALRDINLTKIESRPQRKQPLRVVDDSNMGSAKYFDYLFYVDFEASMAELRAQNALGHLQEFATFLRVLGCYPMDTTAL